The Thermoanaerobaculia bacterium genomic interval GCCGCCTTCCGCGCGTCCTCGGTGTTCTTCGTCGCGAGGAGCGCCTCGGCGAGAAGCATCATCGTGTCGGCGTCGCGCGGCTGCGACTGGAGGAGGAGCACCGCCGCCTCGGCGTTCCCGCCGTCGAGCATCGACCGCACCAGGTCGTGCAGCACCTTGCGGTCGCCGGGGCGGATCTTCAGCGCCTTCTGGTAGACCGCCACCGCCTCGTCGATCGCGCCGCGCTTGACCAGCATCGAGCCGATCACGCCGTACTGCATGAGCGCCTGGTCCGACTCTCCGGCCGAGATCAGGAGATCGGCGAGGCGCACCGGAATCTTGATGTCGTTCGGATCGGCGGCCGCCATCTTCCGGTACACCGCGATCGCCTCGGGGAGCTGATTCAATTTCAGGTGGTGGTCCGCGAGGATCTGGTACTGCGACCGCGCCTCGGGAACGAGACCCTGCTTGTGGTAGAGGTCGGCGAGGTAGTCGTAGATCTCCAGCTTCGAGGGGTCGATCTTGTTGATCTTCTTGTAGATCGCGATCGCCTTGAGGAAGAAGCCGTCGCGGGCGTAGTGCTCGGCGATCCGGGTGAAATGCGGCAGCGAATCCATCGGCCGGTTCAGCAGCACGTAGATGTCGCCCACCTTGTTCAGCACGAGGATGTCGTTCGGGTTCTCCTCGAGGAGGCGCACGTACTCCTTGAGCGCCGCGTCGTACTTTCCCTTGGCGAGGAGCTTCTCGGCGGTCGCGAGGACGGCGTCGCGGCGCAGCGCCATCAGACGGCCTCTCCGTCCGGAATCACGCCGTGGAAGGAAAGGCGATGCTCGGGGCAGGGACCGAGCCGCGCGAGGATCTCGCGGTGCTCGGCGACCGCGTACCCCTTGTGGCGCTCGAACGCGTACGCGGGGTAGCGCCGCGCGAGATCGTCCATCAGGGCGTCCCGATGGACCTTGGCGACGATCGACGCGGCCGCGATCGAGATCGAGCGCGCGTCGCCGTGGACGATCGGAATCTGGCGTCCCGCCCAGCCGGGAACGAGGAATGCATCCGTCAACACGATCTCCGGCGCCGGGTCGAGCTCGCACAGCGCGCCCTTCATCGCCGCGAGCGAAGCTTTCCGGATGTCGGTGTCGTCGATCTCGCGCACCGAGACGACGGCGACGGCGCTCGCGACCGCCCGGCGCCGCACGACGGCGGCGAGCGCCTCGCGTTCGTCCGCCTCCAGCTTCTTCGAGTCGTCGATTCCGGGCCACCAGAACCCGGGAGGGAGGATGACCGCCGCCGCGACGACCGGTCCGGCGAGGCATCCGCGCCCGACCTCATCGGTTCCCGCGATCAGGCGATATCCGCGCCGGAAGAGCTGGTTTTCCGGTGCGGCGAGGGAGGAGAGCCGTCCCAGCTCCCACAGCAGCGCCGCGGTCCACTTGTCGCGCGCGGCGCCGCGAACGTCAGTCCGCGCGCTTTTCCTCAATGCGAGCAGCCTTGCCCTTCAGCTCCCTCAAGTAGTACAGCTTCGCTCGGCGGACGTCGCCGCGGCGATCCACTTCCACGCGATCGATCATGGGGGAGTGAAGGGGGAAGACGCGCTCGACGCCGACTCCGCCCGAAATCTTGCGAACCGTGAACGTCTCCCGCGACCCGCCGCCCCGGCGCGCGATCACGACTCCCGCAAAAACCTGGATTCGCTCCTTCTCCCCCTCCTTGACCTTCACGTGCACCCGGACGGTGTCGCCCGGCGAGAAGGCGGGGCGGTCGGAACGAAGGGAAAACTTCTCTGCTTCGCGCAGAACGTCGGTCATGATGCGCTCCTTAACGTAAATCACTGACGGCACGAAAGAATCTCTCCCGCGGCGCCGTCGCGCGCGGATTATAGCGCACGGCGCCGGAAAACCGAAAGGATCAGTCCCGGCGTCCGAGGAGGTCGGGGCGGCGCTCCCGCGTCCGGCGCTCCGACTGCTCGCGCCTCCATGCCTCGATCCTCTCGTGGTGGCCCGAAAGGAGCACTTCCGGGACGCGGAGCCCCCGCCAGACCGCCGGCCGCGTGTAGTGCGGATGATCGAGGACCCCGCGGAAGAACGAGTCGTTCTCGACGGAGGCCGCCTCCTTGACGAATCCGGGGGCCAGGCGCGCGGCCGCCTCGATGACCGCGAGAGCGGCCACCTCCCCGCCCGAGAGGACGAAGTCCCCGAGCGAGATCTCGCCGTCGTAGAGGCCCGCTTCGGCCACGCGGTGGTCGATCCCCTCGTAGCGGCCGCACACGAGCGCGACCCGCGGGAGCGCGGCGAGCGCCGCCGCGGCCGCATGATCGAACCGGCGCCCGTCGGGCGTCAGGAGGTACGTCGCGGCGCGCGGCAGTCCGGGCAGGTCGCGGACCGCCTCGATCGCCGCCGCGACGACGGGAGCCATCATCACCATCCCGGGACCGCCGCCGTACGCCTCGTCGTCGACCTTCCGGTGCGGATCGGAGGCCCATGCCCGGATGTCGTGAACGACGACTTCGAGGATTCCCTTCTCGCGCGCCTTCCCGAGCAGGCTCTCCGAGAGCGGGGAAGCGAAATATCCGGGAAAGATCGTCAGGACGTCGAAGCGCATTCGCTTCAGAGCTCGAAGAGCCCCTCGGGAGGATCGAGCACGATCTCGCGGCGCCCGCGCGAGACCTCGCGGACGATCGGATGGGTGAACGGAACGAGATGGCGCCGGCCGTCGCGCTCGATCCGAAGGAGACAGGTCGGGCCGTGGCGCTCGAAGGCCTCGGCGCGCCCGAGCCGCCTCCCGTCCGGCGACACGCACGCGAATCCGGCGACCTCTTCGTCGAAGAGGAAATCCTCGTCCGGGCGCTCGAGAAGCGAACGGTCGACCGAGAGGTCGCGCCCCGCGAGCGCCTCCACGTCCTCGATGCGCTCCCTCCCCGCGAACTTCACGAGCAGGTGCGTTCCGTGGGGACGAACGGAAGAAACCTCGAGCCGGACGACGCCGCCGGCCGCGTCGACCGCGTCGAGCCAAGCGCCGGCGCGGATCTGGTCGGAGAAGTCGCCGACCGGGAGCACCGCGATCTCGCCCCGCAGCCCGTGCGGGCGCTTGAGCTCCCCGACGCGCCGGCGGGAATCAGCCGCGGATGCGGACGAGGACACGCTGGTTGCGCTTGCGCCCCGCGGCCGCCGCGAACGCGCGGAGGGCGCGGGCCGTGCGTCCCTCGCGGCCGATCACGCGGCCGAGGTCCTCCGGAGAGAGCGCGAGGTCGACCGTGAGGGTACCGCCCTCCTCGCTCTCCGACGCGGCGACTTCCTCCGGGCGCGTCACGAGCGCGCGCGCCACGGTCTCGACGAGCTCCTTCACGAAGCCGCTTCCGCGCTCCGCTCGAGGAGCGAACGGATCGTGCCGGAAGGCTGCGCGCCCTTCGCGATCCACGCGCGGGCGCGCTCGCGGTCGAACGAGATCTTCGGCGGGTTCGCGACCGCGTCGTAGAAACCGAGTTCCTCGACGATCTCGGAGCCCGGGGTGCGCCGGCTCCCCGAGACGACGATGCGGTAGTAGGGGCGATTGCGCGTGCCGGTGCGCCGCAGGCGGATCTTCAGCATGGGGTCTCCTTCTCTTCGTTTCGCGTCCGCCCGCTCAGTGGCCGGGCAGCGACAGGTTCTTCAGGTCCCGCGGGCGGGCTCCCCGCCCCAGGTTCTTGATCGACTTCATCATCTTCTTCATCTGCGCGTGCTGCTTCAGCAGCCGGTTCACGTCCTCGACCTTCGTGCCCGCGCCCTTCGCGATCCGCTTTCGCCGGCTCCCGTTGACGATCTGCGGATACCGCCGCTCGTCCGGCGTCATCGAGTCGATGATCGCGCCGATCCGGGTGAGAGCTTTCGGGTCCATCTCGGCGGCGCTCGGCATCTGGCGGAAGGGACCGACCTTGGGGAGGAAGTCGAGGACCTGCGAGAGCGGCCCCATCTTCTTCATCGACTGGAGCTGGTCGCGGAGATCCTCCAGCGTGAACTCCCCGGCACCCGCCTTCTTCGCGATCCGGGCGGCGTCCTCGGCGTCGATCGACTGCTCGACCTTCTCGATCAGCGACAACATGTCGCCCATGCCGAGGATCCGCGAAGCCATCCGGTCGGGATGGAAGGGCTCGAGGTCCTCGATCTTTTCGCCGCTGCCGACGAACTTGATCGGGCGCCCGATCGTCGAGACGATCGACAGCGCCGCGCCGCCGCGCGTGTCGCCGTCGGTTTTCGTGAAGATCACTCCGGTCACGTCGAGGCGCGCATGGAACGCGGACGCCGAGCGCACCGCGTCCTGGCCGGTCATCGCGTCGGCGACGAAGAGCGTCTCCTGCGGCGCGACCGCCGCCTTGAGGCGCGCGACCTGGTCCATCAGCTCGTCGTCGATGTGGAGCCTTCCGGCCGTGTCGTAGATCACCGCGTCCCTTCCCGTCAGACGCGCTTCCTCGGCCGCGGCCCGCGCCACGTCGACCGGATCGCGCCGTCCGGCGGGATCGAACACGGGCACCCCGATCTTCCGGCCGAGGGTGACGAGCTGGGCGACGGCCGCCGGCCGGGCGAGATCGCACGGAACGAGGAGGGGATGCCGTCCTCGCGTCTCCTTCAGGAGGCGCGCGAGCTTCGCCGCCGTCGTCGTCTTG includes:
- the trmD gene encoding tRNA (guanosine(37)-N1)-methyltransferase TrmD; its protein translation is MRFDVLTIFPGYFASPLSESLLGKAREKGILEVVVHDIRAWASDPHRKVDDEAYGGGPGMVMMAPVVAAAIEAVRDLPGLPRAATYLLTPDGRRFDHAAAAALAALPRVALVCGRYEGIDHRVAEAGLYDGEISLGDFVLSGGEVAALAVIEAAARLAPGFVKEAASVENDSFFRGVLDHPHYTRPAVWRGLRVPEVLLSGHHERIEAWRREQSERRTRERRPDLLGRRD
- the rimM gene encoding ribosome maturation factor RimM (Essential for efficient processing of 16S rRNA) encodes the protein MSSSASAADSRRRVGELKRPHGLRGEIAVLPVGDFSDQIRAGAWLDAVDAAGGVVRLEVSSVRPHGTHLLVKFAGRERIEDVEALAGRDLSVDRSLLERPDEDFLFDEEVAGFACVSPDGRRLGRAEAFERHGPTCLLRIERDGRRHLVPFTHPIVREVSRGRREIVLDPPEGLFEL
- the rplS gene encoding 50S ribosomal protein L19, which encodes MTDVLREAEKFSLRSDRPAFSPGDTVRVHVKVKEGEKERIQVFAGVVIARRGGGSRETFTVRKISGGVGVERVFPLHSPMIDRVEVDRRGDVRRAKLYYLRELKGKAARIEEKRAD
- a CDS encoding tetratricopeptide repeat protein, translating into MALRRDAVLATAEKLLAKGKYDAALKEYVRLLEENPNDILVLNKVGDIYVLLNRPMDSLPHFTRIAEHYARDGFFLKAIAIYKKINKIDPSKLEIYDYLADLYHKQGLVPEARSQYQILADHHLKLNQLPEAIAVYRKMAAADPNDIKIPVRLADLLISAGESDQALMQYGVIGSMLVKRGAIDEAVAVYQKALKIRPGDRKVLHDLVRSMLDGGNAEAAVLLLQSQPRDADTMMLLAEALLATKNTEDARKAAEAAIAFDHGHAAARQFVARLRASDHDFQGSFEALLPLVDQAVRAGSVKKAIGMLVPLANPPFPALQEKLLELYRIGGDRAKTLETLNALARTAWDAGDREGASRRYREVLEIDPENAEARTRAGVAAPAPAAAEEEVQELVVEFAESLLQETPEAEAPPAASPPVAVPVPAGPSVPRVAPSAHPAAPAPALENTAVRRMRAEEAEWKDAVTEAEVFAKYGL
- a CDS encoding ribonuclease HII, which translates into the protein MRKSARTDVRGAARDKWTAALLWELGRLSSLAAPENQLFRRGYRLIAGTDEVGRGCLAGPVVAAAVILPPGFWWPGIDDSKKLEADEREALAAVVRRRAVASAVAVVSVREIDDTDIRKASLAAMKGALCELDPAPEIVLTDAFLVPGWAGRQIPIVHGDARSISIAAASIVAKVHRDALMDDLARRYPAYAFERHKGYAVAEHREILARLGPCPEHRLSFHGVIPDGEAV
- a CDS encoding KH domain-containing protein, whose translation is MKELVETVARALVTRPEEVAASESEEGGTLTVDLALSPEDLGRVIGREGRTARALRAFAAAAGRKRNQRVLVRIRG
- the rpsP gene encoding 30S ribosomal protein S16, whose product is MLKIRLRRTGTRNRPYYRIVVSGSRRTPGSEIVEELGFYDAVANPPKISFDRERARAWIAKGAQPSGTIRSLLERSAEAAS
- the ffh gene encoding signal recognition particle protein — protein: MFEGLGDRLQRVFKELRGEGTLTEFHLETALREIRLSLLEADVSLPVAKSFLTKVKEQAVGEKVATALSPAQEVLRIVRDQLVALLGGERADLDMRSRPLVIVLVGLQGSGKTTTAAKLARLLKETRGRHPLLVPCDLARPAAVAQLVTLGRKIGVPVFDPAGRRDPVDVARAAAEEARLTGRDAVIYDTAGRLHIDDELMDQVARLKAAVAPQETLFVADAMTGQDAVRSASAFHARLDVTGVIFTKTDGDTRGGAALSIVSTIGRPIKFVGSGEKIEDLEPFHPDRMASRILGMGDMLSLIEKVEQSIDAEDAARIAKKAGAGEFTLEDLRDQLQSMKKMGPLSQVLDFLPKVGPFRQMPSAAEMDPKALTRIGAIIDSMTPDERRYPQIVNGSRRKRIAKGAGTKVEDVNRLLKQHAQMKKMMKSIKNLGRGARPRDLKNLSLPGH